Genomic DNA from Thermoplasmata archaeon:
CCAGCAATTTTTTGCATCCTGGCTTTCCCATTGTCACCATCACTCGCTTGGTCTCGTCCACTGCCTCAACCTCGCAGAGCACCATGTCTCCCACATTAAGATACTTCTGGGTTTCGCCCATTTCAATCCGCCAGGGTGTTCCGCTTATGTGCAGTGGCGCAGGATACGGTGCGTTTATGTCAACAAGCCAGTTTGTGGGAGCCACATCTATAATCTTACCAATAATCACATCTCCCACTCTTGGCATATACTTTCCACTGAGTGGAATCACATTCACATAATTTCCATGCACATTCAAAATTCCGACAGTGGCTGCAAAAATCTGCCCATCTCTTGCATATGTGCCAACTCCTGGCTTCATATGTCCTTTCATCAACAACTCGCCTGGCACCACAATTTTTCTTGTGGCAACATTCTGCATCTGTTTATTTTCTTCCATCATGGTATCACTCTTTAACAGTTTACTGCTGTGATTTGAGAATTCGGGTTTCAGCTGCACCTTTTGTTTTCTGATTCAGTTTATCAAAAAAGTCGGTTTGCATGCCTGCTGGCATCTCTACAATGCCAATCCAGTATCCATTTGATTGCCATTCTTCCTGTGTAATTTTTCCAAAGTTTTTAATGTCGCCTATAACTCTGGGATAGTCGGTTGGAGAAAGCTTCACTGCAATTCTTACGGTGTCAAACTTAATCGGGATGATAGGTCGAAGGGCAGCTAGCACATCTTGGACCTGGGCATCCGCTGGTTTGAAGGGGTCAATGTGCACCTTCGCCTCCTTCATGGCAGATTCAATTCTTGCTGGTGGATGAGGGGTACCTGTCTGAGGGTTTACAGCATTCCTTGCGATAATTTCCACAATTTGCTTCCGCTTTGCCTCCTGCATCTGCCTTCTCTGTTC
This window encodes:
- a CDS encoding ribosome assembly factor SBDS, with amino-acid sequence MVKLEDSVVARLQIGESTFEVLVDPKAVQLIRDGKEINLMDYLVIDEIFKDARKGERASEEHLKKNFGTEDVLEIAKTIILKGEVQLTTEQRRQMQEAKRKQIVEIIARNAVNPQTGTPHPPARIESAMKEAKVHIDPFKPADAQVQDVLAALRPIIPIKFDTVRIAVKLSPTDYPRVIGDIKNFGKITQEEWQSNGYWIGIVEMPAGMQTDFFDKLNQKTKGAAETRILKSQQ
- the rrp4 gene encoding exosome complex RNA-binding protein Rrp4, translating into MMEENKQMQNVATRKIVVPGELLMKGHMKPGVGTYARDGQIFAATVGILNVHGNYVNVIPLSGKYMPRVGDVIIGKIIDVAPTNWLVDINAPYPAPLHISGTPWRIEMGETQKYLNVGDMVLCEVEAVDETKRVMVTMGKPGCKKLLGGEIIEITPTKVPRVIGKGGSMINLLKNYTKCRIFVGQNGRIWLEGNVEQIALAILAIKKIEEESHLLGLTDAIKNFLEEKTRNPTQ